Proteins found in one Oryza glaberrima chromosome 4, OglaRS2, whole genome shotgun sequence genomic segment:
- the LOC127769495 gene encoding uncharacterized protein LOC127769495 — translation MSCLTSPQLAPKMQLKLTAAVAALLVVVFFALFVGSCEARRLRALGRVSSLKPSSSPPTPYKDAASMKLHGSDPTNQKKDLSSTSMDHHMASGDDAKAKDGVAMASPGAVQTTIVVRVSNRLSHQERRVDTAFHLDYAGPRTHPPSHN, via the exons ATGTCTTGCTTGACCTCTCCTCAGCTGGCTCCCAAGATGCAGCTTAAGCTCActgccgctgtcgccgctctcctcgtcgtcgtcttctttgCGCTCTTCGTCGGCTCATGCGAGGCGCGCCGCCTTCGTGCCCTTGGCAGGGTCAGCTCGCTAAAACCATCGTCGTCACCTCCTACGCCGTACAAG GATGCGGCAAGCATGAAGCTTCATGGTTCTGATCCAACGAACCAGAAGAAGGATTTATCAAGTACTAGTATGGATCATCACATGGCTAGCGGGGACGATGCGAAGGCGAAGGACGGAGTGGCAATGGCATCACCAGGTGCAGTTCAGACTACGATTGTCGTTAGGGTTTCGAACCGGCTCTCTCATCAGGAGCGAAGGGTGGACACAGCGTTTCATCTGGACTACGCTGGCCCTAGAACCCATCCCCCCTCTCACAACTGA
- the LOC127771227 gene encoding scarecrow-like protein 27, with translation MRAAPFSADGNGAAELAGSIEALLWPEDKGGGGGGGGGSLLVEPRSVLDCRGSPSPPNSTSTLSSSHGSGAADSISTGVAAVAESSAAAAEATRWAAPGEHGGGGGGELPPIPGALDVGFVAEESWDAMLGDAAAAAGQEQTFLNWIMAAPGDMEPQAPGLSQQQLLANAAGFGFPLQHHPGGVSSPAALASDLSSSGGRSLTSSSGSNSKATSAFGLLSPEAALQPPPATTAPFHNGADMKPPLLGLPSPTLLLNQHQPTPASTLFMPFPSFSDHQQQPLLQPPPKRHHSVPDNLFLLHNQPQPPPPAPAQCLPFPTLHSTVPFQLQPSMQHPRNAMKSTAAAAAQQQHLLDELAAAAKATEVGNSIGAREILARLNQQLPPIGKPFLRSASYLKDALLLALADGHHAATRLTSPLDVALKLTAYKSFSDLSPVLQFANFTVTQALLDEIASTTASCIRVIDFDLGVGGQWASFLQELAHRCGSGGVSLPMLKLTAFVSAASHHPLELHLTQDNLSQFAADLGIPFEFNAINLDAFDPMELIAPTADEVVAVSLPVGCSARTPLPAMLQLVKQLAPKIVVAIDYGSDRSDLPFSQHFLNCLQSCLCLLESLDAAGTDADAVSKIERFLIQPRVEDAVLGRRRADKAIAWRTVLTSAGFAPQPLSNLAEAQADCLLKRVQVRGFHVEKRGAGLALYWQRGELVSVSAWRC, from the coding sequence ATGAGGGCGGCACCCTTCAGTGCCGACGGGAAcggggcggcggagctcgcgGGGAGCATAGAGGCGCTGCTTTGGCCGGAGgacaagggcggcggcggcgggggcggcggggggTCGTTGCTGGTGGAGCCGAGGTCGGTGCTGGACTGCAGGGGGAGCCCGAGCCCGCCCAACTCCACATCGACGCTGTCTTCGTCCCATGGTAGCGGCGCGGCGGATTCTATATCTACCGGCGTGGCGGCGGTTGCGGAGAGcagcgcagccgccgccgaagccACCAGATGGGCGGCCCCCGgcgaacacggcggcggcggtggcggtgagctGCCGCCCATACCGGGGGCCCTGGATGTGGGCTTCGTCGCGGAGGAGAGCTGGGACGCCATGctcggcgacgccgcggcggcggcaggccaGGAGCAGACATTTTTGAACTGGATCATGGCTGCCCCCGGCGACATGGAACCCCAGGCGCCGGGGCTctcgcagcagcagctcctCGCCAATGCCGCCGGGTTCGGGTTCCCGCTGCAGCATCACCCCGGTGGCGTCTCCTCGCcagccgccctcgcctccgacCTGTCGTCCTCCGGCGGGAGGTCGCTCACAAGCAGCAGCGGGAGCAATAGCAAGGCCACCTCCGCTTTCGGCCTCCTGTCGCCCGAAGCGgcgctccagccgccgccggcgactacTGCGCCTTTCCACAACGGCGCTGACATGAAGCCCCCTCTCCTTGGCTTGCCATCACCCACACTACTCCTCAACCAGCATCAGCCGACGCCGGCCTCCACCTTGTTCATGCCGTTCCCCTCCTTCTCCGACCATCAACAACAGCCACTGCTCCAGCCACCGCCGAAGCGCCACCACTCCGTGCCCGacaatctcttcctcctccacaaccagccccagccaccgccgccggcgcccgcgcaATGCCTCCCGTTTCCAACGCTACATAGCACGGTACCCTTCCAGCTCCAGCCTTCGATGCAGCATCCGCGCAACGCGATGAAGtcaaccgcggcggcggcggcgcagcagcaacACCTCCTGGACGAGcttgcagcggcggcgaaggcaaccGAAGTCGGCAACTCCATAGGCGCGCGAGAGATATTGGCGCGGCTCAATCAGCAGCTTCCCCCAATTGGGAAGCCTTTCCTCCGCTCCGCCTCCTACCTAAaggacgccctcctcctcgcgctcgccgACGGCCACCACGCCGCCACCCGTCTCACGTCTCCGCTCGACGTCGCCCTGAAGCTCACCGCTTACAAATCCTTCTCCGACCTCTCCCCCGTGCTCCAGTTTGCCAACTTCACGGTAACTCAGGCGCTTCTGGATGAGATCGCCAGCACAACCGCGTCTTGTATCCGCGTCATTGATTTCGACCTCGGTGTCGGCGGCCAGTGGGCTTCGTTCTTGCAGGAGCTTGCTCACCGCTGTGGCTCTGGCGGTGTGTCCTTGCCGATGTTGAAGCTCACGGCCTTCGTCTCAGCCGCCTCCCACCACCCGCTTGAGCTGCATCTTACTCAGGATAACCTCTCACAGTTTGCTGCTGATCTTGGTATTCCATTTGAGTTCAATGCTATTAATCTCGACGCATTTGATCCTATGGAACTCATTGCTCCTACAGCTGATGAGGTTGTTGCAGTAAGCCTCCCAGTTGGTTGCTCAGCACGCACTCCACTCCCAGCTATGCTTCAGTTGGTGAAACAGCTTGCTCCTAAGATTGTGGTTGCTATTGACTATGGCAGTGATCGGAGCGACCTCCCATTTTCCCAACACTTCTTGAATTGCTTACAGTCTTGTCTATGTCTTCTTGAATCACTTGATGCTGCTGGCACTGATGCGGATGCTGTCAGTAAGATCGAGAGGTTTCTGATTCAGCCCAGAGTGGAGGATGCAGTTCTTGGGCGGCGTAGAGCTGACAAAGCGATCGCTTGGCGGACAGTGCTAACATCAGCAGGGTTTGCACCTCAACCACTCAGCAACCTTGCGGAGGCACAGGCTGACTGCCTCTTGAAGCGGGTGCAGGTCCGAGGCTTCCATGTGGAGAAGCGTGGAGCAGGCCTTGCACTCTATTGGCAGCGTGGCGAGCTTGTATCCGTCTCAGCATGGCGATGCTGA